A section of the Streptomyces sp. NBC_00178 genome encodes:
- a CDS encoding transposase family protein, with the protein MVGNVTRIAIISDRRSTGLSAAVFGELVAEVGPLWHERHQSRLAFRPRKRAVGAGAKHQMVFVDRLLAALVHLRHGVTHDVLACWFGVDRSTVTRAVGEVRPLLAERGCTVSPDVRLGTLAEVVEHLGQAGKTSIIDGTEIRVRRPAVGRKDRDRFISGKNKQNAVKAMVFTDGDGRLLFCSPTRPGSCGDITHARELGLVKLLADGPAVEILADAGYQGLGAQTGGRVVTPPHRKFKKNAPDWYEEMHERQRKAHSSRRIRVEHGIAHLKNWRALARHLGHREHMDDTVQAIAGLLSQQQTADRIPARQT; encoded by the coding sequence GTGGTGGGGAACGTGACGCGCATAGCGATCATCAGCGACCGGAGGAGCACGGGCTTGTCGGCCGCTGTGTTCGGTGAACTCGTTGCCGAGGTGGGCCCGTTGTGGCATGAGCGGCACCAGTCCAGGCTTGCGTTCAGGCCGCGGAAGCGTGCGGTGGGCGCTGGTGCGAAACACCAGATGGTATTTGTCGACCGGCTTCTGGCCGCGCTGGTGCACCTTCGCCATGGGGTTACTCATGATGTGCTGGCCTGCTGGTTCGGTGTGGACCGCTCGACAGTTACCCGGGCTGTCGGTGAGGTGCGGCCCCTGCTCGCGGAGCGAGGGTGCACCGTCAGCCCCGACGTGCGGCTAGGAACTCTGGCCGAGGTCGTGGAGCATCTCGGCCAGGCCGGCAAGACCAGCATCATCGACGGCACCGAGATCCGGGTCCGCCGCCCGGCCGTCGGCCGCAAGGACCGGGACAGGTTTATCTCCGGCAAGAACAAGCAGAACGCCGTGAAGGCCATGGTCTTCACCGACGGGGACGGGCGGCTGCTGTTCTGCAGCCCGACCAGACCCGGAAGCTGCGGGGACATCACCCACGCCCGCGAGTTAGGGCTGGTCAAGCTCCTGGCCGACGGGCCAGCGGTCGAGATCCTCGCCGATGCCGGCTACCAGGGACTCGGAGCACAGACAGGTGGCCGCGTCGTGACGCCGCCGCACCGCAAGTTCAAGAAGAACGCCCCGGACTGGTACGAGGAGATGCACGAGCGCCAGCGCAAGGCCCACTCCTCACGCCGCATCCGGGTCGAGCACGGCATCGCCCACCTGAAGAACTGGCGGGCATTGGCCCGTCACCTTGGCCACCGCGAGCACATGGACGACACCGTCCAAGCCATCGCCGGCCTACTGTCCCAGCAACAGACTGCAGACCGGATCCCGGCTCGGCAGACGTGA
- a CDS encoding IS5 family transposase (programmed frameshift) — MVGIVERLVPDELWELFQRVVPEAPSRPQGGGRRRHGDREVLAAIVFVATSGCTWLQLPSASFGPSGATAHRRFAEWSKARVWAKLHRLVLDELGARGELDWSRCAIDSVNMRALKKGDLTGPNPVDRGKYGSKIHLITERSGLPISVGISGANVHDSQALIPLVKGIPPIRSRRGRRRRKPGKLHADKGYDYAHLRRWLRERGITHRIARKRVESSQRLGRHRWTVERTMAWLAGCRRLHRRYERKADHFLAFTSIACTLICYRRLAK, encoded by the exons ATGGTGGGGATCGTTGAGCGTCTTGTGCCGGACGAGTTGTGGGAGTTGTTCCAGCGGGTGGTGCCGGAGGCGCCGTCGCGGCCGCAGGGCGGTGGTCGGCGTCGGCACGGTGACCGGGAAGTGCTGGCCGCGATCGTCTTCGTGGCTACGTCGGGTTGCACCTGGTTGCAGCTGCCTTCGGCGTCGTTCGGCCCGTCCGGAGCGACCGCCCACCGGCGGTTCGCGGAGTGGTCGAAGGCCAGGGTGTGGGCCAAGCTGCACCGTCTGGTCCTCGACGAACTCGGTGCCCGCGGCGAGCTGGACTGGTCGCGTTGCGCGATCGACTCGGTGAACATGCGGGCCCTGAAAA AAGGGGACCTGACAGGTCCGAATCCTGTCGACAGGGGCAAGTACGGCTCGAAGATCCACCTGATCACGGAACGGTCCGGTCTGCCCATATCCGTCGGCATTTCCGGGGCCAACGTGCACGACAGCCAGGCCCTGATCCCGCTCGTGAAGGGCATCCCCCCGATCCGCTCACGCCGCGGCCGGCGACGGCGCAAGCCCGGCAAACTCCACGCCGACAAGGGCTACGACTACGCTCACCTGCGGCGATGGTTACGTGAGCGCGGCATCACCCACCGCATCGCCCGCAAGCGGGTCGAGTCCTCGCAACGGCTGGGCCGCCACCGCTGGACCGTGGAACGCACCATGGCCTGGCTCGCCGGCTGCCGCCGCCTCCACCGTCGCTACGAACGCAAAGCCGACCACTTCCTCGCCTTCACCAGCATCGCCTGCACCCTCATCTGCTACCGCAGACTCGCCAAATGA
- a CDS encoding STAS domain-containing protein, whose protein sequence is MRPLTITARDAATGPVLEITGDLDHETAPELRQAVHKLTLTTGQLLVLDLAALEFCDSSGISALLTARNLANEHGAGIALASVPANTARILRIVGLDRVFTIHQDVLAATTHSSAAH, encoded by the coding sequence ATGAGACCACTGACCATCACCGCCAGAGACGCCGCCACCGGTCCCGTACTGGAGATCACCGGCGACCTCGACCACGAAACCGCGCCCGAACTACGACAGGCCGTGCACAAGCTCACCCTCACCACTGGGCAGCTCTTGGTCCTGGATCTGGCCGCCCTGGAGTTCTGTGACTCAAGCGGCATCAGCGCTCTGCTCACGGCCCGCAATCTGGCCAACGAACACGGAGCAGGCATCGCCCTGGCATCCGTTCCCGCAAATACCGCCCGCATCCTGCGCATCGTCGGCCTGGACCGGGTCTTCACCATCCATCAGGACGTCTTGGCGGCCACCACCCACAGCTCCGCCGCCCACTGA
- a CDS encoding YrhB domain-containing protein, protein MMQQDEALQLAVAFLARSQRADEPPLAVDAERVRESGRLLIVPYNSVQYLASRNDRQMLLDCWPILVDLDRGDVRFGTLDERHLWKKLTA, encoded by the coding sequence ATGATGCAGCAGGACGAAGCCCTGCAACTCGCCGTGGCGTTCCTCGCCCGCAGCCAGCGGGCGGACGAGCCACCCCTTGCCGTCGACGCAGAGCGAGTCCGCGAGAGTGGCCGGCTGCTGATCGTGCCCTACAACTCCGTGCAGTACCTGGCGTCGCGGAACGACAGGCAGATGTTGTTGGACTGCTGGCCCATCCTCGTCGACCTTGATCGCGGAGACGTACGGTTCGGGACCCTCGACGAGCGGCATCTCTGGAAGAAGCTGACTGCCTGA
- a CDS encoding PP2C family protein-serine/threonine phosphatase yields MCRTEQVPEPGEEQDVAATDAMFTSLLEDSAEELYEQAPCGYLSTLMDGTIAKINATLLGWLGLDRSRVVGRMRFADLLTVGGKLYHETHYAPLLQMKGEVSGIALDIKAAAGRMPVLVTSRVKTSEDGEPLLIRTTVFDARDRRAYETELLRGRRAAEESRRQAEADRERLQEALAVLQQSLLPAELPMIPGLDAASHYHTASPDLLGGDFYDLFPLGAGRWAFFLGDVCGKGPQAAAVTSLTRYTLRAAALHEADPVTVLTTLNTVLHERYSSGDTRYCTAIFGVLEQGDDAVSVHLASGGHPSALIQRADGSADYLPTPGGMLIGVLPQVQFTAARTQLSPGDTLLLYTDGLTEARTGPGRELYGEDALRAFTAAQPPAGPKALITALTGLLAGFGDGLDDDTALLALRLVP; encoded by the coding sequence ATGTGCCGTACCGAACAGGTGCCGGAGCCGGGCGAGGAACAGGACGTGGCCGCCACGGATGCGATGTTCACATCGCTGCTGGAGGACAGTGCTGAGGAGTTGTACGAGCAGGCTCCCTGCGGGTACCTGTCGACGCTGATGGACGGCACCATCGCGAAGATCAACGCCACCCTGTTGGGCTGGTTGGGCCTGGACCGTTCCCGGGTGGTGGGGCGGATGCGGTTCGCTGATCTGCTCACCGTCGGTGGCAAGCTCTACCACGAGACGCACTACGCCCCCCTGTTGCAGATGAAGGGCGAGGTCAGCGGCATCGCCCTGGACATCAAAGCCGCTGCCGGCCGGATGCCGGTGCTGGTCACATCCAGGGTGAAGACCAGCGAAGACGGCGAGCCGCTGCTGATCCGGACGACCGTCTTCGATGCCCGGGACCGTCGTGCCTACGAGACCGAGCTGCTACGAGGACGCCGGGCCGCGGAGGAGTCACGCCGACAGGCCGAGGCCGACCGTGAGCGGCTCCAGGAGGCGCTTGCCGTCCTGCAGCAGAGCCTGCTGCCGGCCGAGCTGCCCATGATTCCGGGGCTGGATGCCGCTTCGCACTACCACACGGCTTCGCCGGATCTGCTGGGCGGAGACTTCTACGACCTGTTCCCCCTGGGCGCCGGCCGGTGGGCGTTCTTCCTCGGGGACGTGTGCGGGAAGGGTCCTCAAGCCGCCGCGGTGACCTCGCTGACCCGCTACACGTTGCGCGCCGCCGCCCTGCACGAAGCCGATCCAGTCACCGTGCTGACCACCCTGAACACGGTGCTGCACGAGCGGTACAGCAGCGGCGACACCCGCTACTGCACCGCCATATTCGGTGTCCTGGAACAAGGCGATGACGCTGTCAGCGTGCACCTGGCTTCCGGCGGTCACCCTTCGGCCCTGATCCAGCGAGCGGACGGCAGCGCCGACTACCTGCCCACTCCGGGCGGAATGCTCATCGGCGTCCTGCCCCAGGTCCAGTTCACCGCCGCCCGCACTCAGCTGTCACCTGGCGACACCCTGCTCCTCTACACCGACGGCCTGACCGAGGCCCGCACCGGGCCAGGCCGCGAGCTGTACGGCGAGGACGCCCTGCGCGCCTTCACCGCAGCCCAACCGCCGGCAGGACCCAAAGCTTTGATCACAGCCCTTACTGGGCTCCTCGCCGGGTTCGGCGACGGACTCGACGACGACACGGCCCTCCTCGCCCTAAGGCTTGTCCCGTAA
- a CDS encoding alpha/beta fold hydrolase gives MDICRRNNVTVTGRADGPVLLLAHGFGCDQNMWRLIVPALAETYRVVLFDYVGSGQAESSAWDERRYNSLEGYATDVLDICEELDLRDVTFVGHSVSAMVGVLAAAKAPERFSRLVMVAPSPRYIDEDGYRGGFSSDDIDELLESLESNYLGWSAAMAPVIMGNEDRPELGQELTTSFCATDPDMARVFARTTFLSDSRADLKTVTVPTLVLECTQDVIAPREVGTYVRDAIPGSRLVTLEATGHCPQLSAPQATAAAIADFVGAA, from the coding sequence ATGGATATCTGTCGCAGGAACAACGTCACCGTGACCGGCCGTGCGGACGGGCCGGTACTTCTGCTGGCGCACGGCTTCGGCTGCGACCAGAACATGTGGCGTCTGATCGTTCCCGCTCTGGCGGAGACCTATCGGGTGGTGCTCTTCGACTACGTGGGCTCGGGCCAAGCGGAGTCGTCGGCCTGGGATGAGCGGCGCTACAACTCTCTGGAGGGCTACGCCACGGATGTGCTGGACATCTGTGAAGAACTGGACCTGCGGGATGTGACGTTCGTGGGGCACTCGGTGAGCGCGATGGTGGGTGTGCTCGCGGCAGCGAAGGCGCCAGAGCGTTTTTCCCGCTTGGTGATGGTTGCCCCTTCGCCCCGCTACATCGACGAAGACGGCTACCGGGGCGGGTTCAGCTCGGATGACATCGATGAGCTGCTGGAGTCGTTGGAATCGAACTATCTGGGCTGGTCGGCGGCGATGGCCCCGGTCATCATGGGGAACGAGGACCGGCCGGAGCTCGGACAGGAGCTGACCACCTCGTTCTGCGCGACCGACCCGGACATGGCCCGGGTCTTCGCCCGCACCACGTTCCTGTCCGACAGCCGCGCAGACCTCAAGACGGTCACCGTGCCGACGCTGGTCCTCGAGTGCACGCAGGACGTGATCGCTCCCCGCGAGGTCGGCACCTACGTCCGCGACGCAATCCCCGGCAGTCGGCTGGTCACCCTGGAGGCGACGGGGCACTGCCCGCAGCTGAGCGCACCGCAGGCCACGGCCGCAGCGATCGCCGACTTCGTCGGAGCCGCCTGA
- a CDS encoding IS110 family transposase yields MIDTGDIDVFLGLDVGKGEHHATAVTPAGKKAFDKRLPNTEPKLRELFAKLKAKHGTVLVVVDQPASIGALPLAVARDMGCPVAYLPGLTMRRIADLYPGEAKTDAKDAFIIADAARAMPHTLRAIDGEDETIAELEMIVGFDDDLAGEATRVANRLHGLLTQIHPSLERVLGPRLQHPAVLTLLERFGSPAQIRKAGRRRLVTLLRPKAPRMAERLVEEIFAALDEQTVTVPGTEAAALIVPSLAGSLAAVLDQRKLLAARIEELLEAHPLSKVLRSMPGVGVRTGARILIEVGDGSTFPTAGHLAAYAGLAPATRSSGSSIRGEQPSRRGNKQIKRAFFLSAFAALGDPASRAYYDKKITQGKHHTQALLCLARRRADVLFAMLRDGTFYEPQPVRAVVPQT; encoded by the coding sequence GTGATCGACACCGGCGACATCGACGTCTTCCTCGGCCTGGACGTCGGCAAAGGCGAACACCACGCCACCGCCGTCACCCCGGCCGGCAAGAAGGCCTTCGACAAGCGGTTACCCAACACCGAGCCCAAGCTCCGTGAGCTCTTCGCCAAGCTGAAGGCCAAGCACGGAACGGTGCTGGTCGTGGTCGACCAGCCGGCCTCGATCGGCGCACTGCCGCTGGCAGTCGCGAGGGACATGGGCTGCCCGGTCGCCTACCTGCCCGGGCTGACGATGCGGCGGATCGCCGACCTCTACCCCGGCGAGGCCAAGACCGACGCGAAGGACGCGTTCATCATCGCGGACGCGGCCCGCGCGATGCCCCACACGCTGCGGGCCATCGACGGCGAGGACGAGACCATCGCCGAACTGGAGATGATCGTCGGCTTCGACGACGACCTGGCCGGCGAAGCCACCAGGGTCGCGAACCGGCTGCACGGCCTGCTGACCCAGATCCATCCGTCGCTGGAGCGGGTGCTGGGACCGCGGTTGCAACATCCGGCCGTCCTGACCTTGCTGGAGCGATTCGGGTCACCGGCCCAGATCCGCAAGGCCGGCCGCCGACGCCTGGTCACCCTGTTACGACCGAAGGCCCCGAGGATGGCCGAGCGGCTCGTCGAGGAGATCTTCGCCGCCCTGGACGAGCAGACTGTCACCGTTCCCGGCACCGAGGCGGCCGCACTGATCGTCCCGAGCCTGGCCGGATCCCTGGCCGCCGTCCTTGACCAGCGCAAACTTCTGGCCGCGAGGATCGAGGAACTCCTGGAGGCCCACCCTCTTTCGAAGGTCCTGAGGTCGATGCCAGGAGTCGGCGTCAGGACCGGAGCCAGGATCCTGATCGAGGTCGGCGACGGCAGCACCTTCCCGACCGCCGGCCACCTCGCCGCCTACGCCGGACTCGCCCCAGCAACCCGCAGTTCAGGGTCCTCGATCCGCGGCGAACAGCCCTCCCGAAGAGGGAACAAGCAGATCAAGAGGGCTTTCTTCCTCTCCGCGTTCGCGGCCCTGGGCGACCCGGCATCGCGGGCCTACTACGACAAGAAGATCACCCAAGGGAAGCACCACACTCAGGCTCTGCTCTGCCTTGCCCGGCGCCGGGCCGACGTCCTCTTCGCGATGCTCCGCGACGGCACCTTCTACGAACCGCAGCCTGTTCGGGCCGTCGTTCCGCAGACCTAG
- a CDS encoding VOC family protein translates to MTEPQGEALEAIRRRQEELKVKYLAPAADRPKTAARGIHHAAFICRDVEETILFYRDIMGFPLVELFENRDYAGSTHFFMDVGNGNLLAFFDFPGHPHPDYAEAIGGIHHLCLSVTEENFATIVGRLREHDIEFMEIKGDHGLNLFVADPNGLRIELATEKLGYAEGEYLL, encoded by the coding sequence GTGACCGAACCGCAGGGTGAAGCACTGGAAGCCATTCGGCGTCGCCAGGAAGAGCTCAAGGTGAAGTACCTGGCCCCCGCCGCAGACCGTCCGAAGACCGCCGCGCGTGGAATTCACCATGCCGCCTTCATCTGCCGGGATGTGGAGGAGACGATCCTCTTCTACCGGGACATCATGGGCTTCCCGCTCGTGGAACTCTTCGAGAACCGTGACTACGCCGGGTCCACCCACTTCTTCATGGACGTAGGCAACGGGAACCTGCTCGCATTCTTCGACTTCCCTGGCCACCCGCACCCGGACTACGCAGAGGCCATCGGTGGCATCCACCACCTGTGTCTGTCCGTCACGGAGGAGAACTTCGCCACGATCGTGGGCCGTCTCCGCGAACACGACATCGAGTTCATGGAGATCAAGGGAGACCACGGACTGAACCTGTTCGTCGCTGACCCCAACGGCCTCAGGATCGAGCTTGCCACCGAGAAGCTGGGCTATGCCGAGGGTGAATACCTGCTGTAA